The Petroclostridium xylanilyticum genome includes a region encoding these proteins:
- the argF gene encoding ornithine carbamoyltransferase gives MKHLLSIHDLTVDEVQNILKLAEKLKYEQKNGIQHHLLKGKTLGMIFTKSSTRTRVSFEVGMYQLGGYPLFLSSNDIQLGRGETIYDTANVLSRYVDGIMIRTFKHSDVEDLAKYGSVPVINGLTDLLHPCQALADLLTVYEHKSKLEGLKMAYIGDGNNVAHSLLYGCAKVGMDIAVATPKGYECNAEIVENAKNDAKLTGCNITITNDPVEAISNADVVYTDTWVSMGQEAQKEERIKIFKPYQVNKELFAKAKQDAIFLHCLPAYRGFEVTEDIIDGPQSVIFDEAENRLHAQKAVMVLLMQD, from the coding sequence ATGAAACATTTATTAAGCATACACGATTTAACAGTAGATGAAGTTCAAAATATTCTTAAACTGGCTGAAAAGTTGAAGTATGAACAAAAAAACGGTATACAACATCACCTTTTAAAAGGCAAGACTCTGGGAATGATTTTCACCAAATCCTCCACTAGGACTAGGGTATCCTTTGAAGTAGGTATGTATCAACTGGGAGGATACCCCCTTTTCCTTAGTTCAAATGACATTCAGTTGGGAAGGGGTGAAACCATTTACGACACGGCCAATGTGCTTTCCCGATATGTGGATGGAATTATGATAAGGACATTTAAACACAGCGACGTAGAGGATCTGGCTAAGTATGGTTCTGTACCGGTTATAAATGGGTTGACCGACCTCCTCCATCCCTGCCAGGCTTTAGCTGATCTTCTTACTGTTTATGAACATAAATCCAAACTGGAAGGATTAAAGATGGCCTATATTGGAGATGGAAACAATGTGGCCCATTCCCTTCTTTACGGGTGTGCAAAAGTGGGAATGGACATTGCAGTAGCTACACCCAAAGGATATGAATGTAATGCTGAAATTGTGGAGAATGCGAAAAATGATGCAAAACTTACCGGGTGTAACATTACCATTACCAATGACCCTGTAGAAGCTATATCCAATGCCGATGTCGTATATACAGATACCTGGGTAAGTATGGGACAGGAAGCCCAAAAAGAAGAAAGAATCAAGATATTTAAGCCTTATCAGGTAAATAAGGAACTATTTGCTAAAGCAAAACAGGATGCTATCTTCCTTCATTGCTTACCGGCTTATAGAGGTTTTGAAGTAACCGAAGATATCATTGACGGTCCACAGTCTGTAATCTTTGATGAAGCGGAAAACAGGCTGCATGCACAGAAGGCTGTAATGGTACTTTTAATGCAGGACTGA
- a CDS encoding GNAT family N-acetyltransferase, producing the protein MASWSFEVRKATVEDIPEIQKITQEAFQKYMELAGLTGKIAALEETYEDIKRDIETKEVFVAYIDGIPVGSARVEVFPDKTAYFSRFGVRLNYQNNGVGKAIMNVVDMAMRELGVKKLYLHTASKIFSLVRFYYGRGFYIESTSTDRGYIRALLCKEYE; encoded by the coding sequence ATGGCAAGTTGGAGCTTTGAGGTAAGAAAAGCAACCGTTGAGGATATACCGGAAATTCAAAAAATCACCCAGGAAGCTTTTCAAAAATACATGGAACTGGCAGGACTTACAGGTAAAATTGCTGCCCTTGAAGAAACCTATGAAGATATAAAAAGAGATATTGAAACCAAAGAAGTATTTGTAGCCTATATCGATGGTATTCCGGTAGGCAGCGCAAGGGTTGAAGTATTCCCTGATAAAACTGCATACTTTAGTAGATTTGGTGTTAGGCTTAACTATCAGAATAATGGCGTAGGTAAGGCAATCATGAATGTTGTAGATATGGCAATGAGAGAACTCGGTGTAAAAAAACTGTATCTTCATACTGCATCTAAAATTTTTTCATTAGTTCGATTTTACTATGGCAGAGGTTTTTATATTGAATCTACAAGTACAGACAGGGGTTATATCAGAGCATTGCTATGTAAGGAATATGAATAA
- a CDS encoding cation:proton antiporter, with the protein MATSLAVIILLGLLANTLFTKLKLPGLLGMLILGVIIGPYVLNWLTPDILNVSADFRKIALIIILLRAGLGISRDELERVGSAAIKLSFVPGLVEGFTIAFVSTRILGFSFIEGGILGFIIAAVSPAVVVPQMLYFTEKGIGTNKGIPTLILAGSSIDDVFAITIFTTFLGLYSGSHVNIGIQLLNIPVSILLGIGLGIIIGLVFVHIFKKYHIRDSKKVLYILGASILLTTLENVLKNRIEIAGLLGVMTIGFIILEKRPEVAKRLAVKFNKIWIFAEILLFVLVGAQVNITVAFNAGLKGLVIIFAGLIGRSIGVIISTLGTNLNWKEKLFCVISYIPKATVQAAIGAIPLSLGVKSGEIILAVAVLSILVTAPLGAIGIKVSAGRLLETEV; encoded by the coding sequence ATGGCAACAAGTTTGGCAGTTATCATATTATTGGGGCTGCTTGCAAATACTTTGTTTACAAAACTCAAGCTGCCCGGGCTTTTAGGAATGTTAATTTTAGGAGTAATTATCGGGCCTTACGTTTTGAACTGGCTTACTCCGGATATCCTTAATGTATCTGCCGATTTTAGAAAAATTGCTCTTATCATCATATTGTTAAGAGCAGGTTTAGGCATCAGCAGGGATGAACTGGAAAGAGTCGGAAGTGCTGCTATAAAATTAAGCTTTGTTCCGGGGTTGGTAGAAGGCTTTACCATTGCATTTGTATCTACACGAATTTTAGGTTTTTCATTTATTGAGGGAGGTATTCTGGGCTTTATCATAGCAGCTGTATCTCCGGCAGTAGTAGTTCCACAAATGCTATACTTTACTGAAAAGGGGATAGGAACCAATAAAGGGATTCCAACCTTAATACTTGCAGGTTCTTCTATTGATGATGTATTTGCAATAACTATTTTCACAACCTTTTTAGGTTTATATAGCGGAAGTCATGTGAATATTGGAATTCAACTTTTAAATATTCCTGTATCCATCCTATTGGGTATTGGTTTAGGGATTATTATAGGACTGGTATTTGTACATATCTTTAAAAAATACCATATCAGGGATAGCAAAAAAGTGCTTTATATACTTGGCGCTTCAATATTGTTGACGACATTGGAAAACGTTTTGAAAAATAGGATTGAAATAGCAGGGCTTTTGGGAGTTATGACAATTGGATTCATTATCCTTGAAAAGCGACCGGAAGTTGCAAAAAGATTAGCTGTTAAATTTAATAAAATATGGATTTTTGCAGAGATACTCCTTTTTGTATTGGTAGGTGCACAGGTCAATATTACGGTGGCCTTCAATGCCGGTCTTAAAGGACTTGTCATTATATTTGCTGGTTTAATAGGAAGAAGTATAGGGGTCATTATCTCTACGTTAGGGACAAATTTAAACTGGAAAGAGAAGTTGTTTTGTGTCATATCGTATATACCAAAAGCTACAGTTCAGGCAGCAATAGGGGCCATCCCTCTGTCTTTAGGGGTAAAATCCGGAGAAATAATTCTTGCGGTTGCTGTTTTATCCATACTTGTAACAGCACCATTAGGAGCGATAGGAATAAAAGTATCTGCCGGCCGGTTGTTGGAAACAGAGGTATAA
- a CDS encoding DEAD/DEAH box helicase — translation MFQIAITDRMIENLAANSVTYQRGLMYYMSKRVVHFDFDEDDLRIDATVIGNEEYDVGIFLGENGSICGLFCTCPAFEGYPGACKHIIAVLKTAQQKFQNNKVIHLVRDNSMANEIFQFFEGLREKPMKEHIQLEVLYELERGYDRLLSSVELRIGKDRLYVVKNMQQLLDSIVSNQPLEFGKNFTFDPISHTFVKEEQGIIDLLLEIHEHQKMLEDAFLTPYNRASVFKGKKVYISSLMLKKLFQLLKGRVFKAVILGRENGNMVICEQDLPLQFALTQQKENLLLDLSQKDKMIPLTDDGEYFFFQDRIYQISEKQRKYFQPFYSSYVNNRGREIIFSGNQKERFVSELLPYVRSIAQITINKEVEESIYQEDLQARIYFDKIREGISAKIEFCYGDIIINPFQGKQAPSSKDKILVRDMEKERSILDAFEQSEFKVDQGKVYLEDEDRIFKFVCDMLPKLQEQGEIYYSEEFKNIRIRDPHVFSGGIRLSENSNMLEFTFDYKDIPAEELANIFASIQQKKKYYRLKDGSFMPLNVPELEQMSELMEHLDISEKDLEKKAVELPKYRAMYIDSRLRESGLHHIEKSLAFKQLVQNIGEPGDMEFQVPIQLQQILRDYQKIGFKWLKTLAAYGMGGILADDMGLGKTLQVIAFVLSEKEKHLGPSLVIAPTSLVYNWQDEIRKFAPDMNAVVISGVQKERYEQLKEIENADFVITSYPLIRRDIEMYGELNFAYCFLDEAQHIKNPNTISAQSVKQIRARGYFALTGTPIENSLTELWSIFDFIMPGYLFSHAKFIKKYETPIVKNQDHHALKELSRHIRPFILRRMKKDVLKELPKKIESKMTAEMTSEQKKLYLAYLHEAQKEVAREIEVNGFEKSQIKILSLLTRLRQLCCHPSLFVDNYEGDSGKMSLFQEILEDAIEGGHRILLFSQFTSMLAIIRQHLDRQNIEYFYLDGSTKAETRGEMVQAFNRGEGKVFLISLKAGGTGLNLTGADTVIHFDPWWNPAVEEQATDRAYRIGQKNVVQVMKLITKGTIEEKIYELQQKKKEMINSVIQPGETLLSKMTQEEIQALFEIN, via the coding sequence ATGTTTCAAATTGCAATTACAGACAGGATGATTGAAAATCTGGCTGCTAATTCAGTAACTTATCAAAGAGGGCTTATGTACTATATGAGCAAGCGGGTTGTCCATTTTGACTTCGATGAGGACGACCTGCGTATCGATGCAACAGTTATAGGAAATGAAGAATATGATGTAGGCATTTTTTTGGGGGAAAATGGTTCAATATGCGGCTTGTTCTGTACCTGTCCTGCTTTTGAGGGCTATCCGGGTGCGTGCAAGCATATTATAGCAGTATTAAAAACAGCGCAGCAGAAGTTTCAAAATAATAAAGTGATACACCTCGTTCGGGATAATAGTATGGCCAATGAAATCTTTCAGTTTTTTGAAGGTCTTAGGGAAAAGCCAATGAAAGAACACATACAATTGGAAGTGCTTTATGAGCTTGAAAGGGGCTATGACCGGCTTCTATCTTCTGTTGAACTGCGTATAGGAAAAGACAGGCTGTATGTTGTGAAGAATATGCAGCAATTGCTTGATAGTATTGTATCAAACCAACCGCTTGAATTCGGCAAAAACTTTACCTTTGATCCTATATCCCATACTTTTGTGAAAGAGGAACAGGGTATTATTGATTTACTTCTCGAGATTCATGAGCATCAAAAAATGCTGGAAGATGCCTTTTTGACACCATATAACCGTGCAAGTGTATTTAAAGGGAAAAAAGTGTATATATCTTCCTTAATGCTGAAGAAACTTTTTCAATTGTTAAAAGGCAGAGTTTTCAAAGCTGTGATACTGGGAAGAGAAAATGGGAATATGGTCATTTGTGAACAGGATTTACCGCTGCAATTTGCACTGACACAGCAAAAAGAAAACCTATTGTTGGACTTGAGTCAAAAAGACAAAATGATTCCTCTTACGGATGATGGCGAATATTTTTTCTTCCAAGACAGAATTTATCAAATATCTGAAAAGCAAAGAAAATATTTTCAGCCTTTCTACAGCAGTTATGTCAATAATAGGGGAAGAGAGATCATTTTTTCGGGTAATCAGAAAGAAAGATTTGTATCTGAATTGCTTCCCTATGTCAGAAGCATAGCGCAGATAACTATTAATAAAGAAGTAGAGGAAAGCATTTACCAGGAAGACTTACAGGCCAGAATTTATTTTGATAAGATTCGCGAAGGCATTTCAGCTAAAATAGAGTTTTGTTATGGAGATATAATCATTAACCCTTTTCAGGGAAAGCAGGCACCTTCAAGCAAAGATAAAATATTAGTACGGGATATGGAGAAAGAAAGAAGCATTTTGGATGCTTTTGAACAGTCGGAATTTAAAGTGGATCAGGGAAAAGTTTATCTGGAGGATGAAGACAGAATCTTTAAATTCGTTTGTGATATGCTCCCTAAGCTGCAGGAACAGGGAGAAATTTACTACTCGGAAGAGTTTAAAAATATAAGAATCAGAGACCCCCATGTGTTTTCAGGGGGAATACGTCTGAGTGAAAATTCAAATATGCTGGAATTTACTTTTGACTATAAGGATATCCCGGCTGAAGAACTGGCAAATATTTTTGCATCAATACAGCAAAAGAAAAAATATTACCGGCTTAAAGACGGGTCCTTTATGCCTTTAAATGTGCCGGAACTGGAACAAATGTCAGAGTTAATGGAGCACCTTGATATTTCGGAAAAAGATCTGGAAAAAAAAGCGGTTGAACTGCCGAAATACCGGGCAATGTATATAGACAGCCGGTTGAGGGAATCCGGTTTGCACCATATTGAAAAGAGTCTTGCTTTTAAACAGTTGGTTCAAAATATTGGTGAACCAGGAGATATGGAATTTCAAGTTCCAATTCAACTGCAGCAAATTTTAAGAGATTACCAGAAAATCGGATTTAAATGGTTAAAGACTCTTGCAGCTTATGGTATGGGAGGCATCCTGGCTGATGATATGGGGTTGGGCAAGACCCTGCAGGTCATAGCATTCGTGCTGTCTGAAAAGGAAAAGCATCTGGGACCTTCGCTGGTGATTGCGCCAACATCCCTGGTATATAACTGGCAGGATGAGATAAGGAAGTTTGCGCCAGACATGAATGCAGTAGTAATTTCGGGTGTACAGAAGGAAAGATACGAGCAGTTAAAAGAAATAGAAAATGCTGACTTTGTAATTACATCCTATCCTCTTATCCGTCGGGACATTGAAATGTATGGTGAATTGAATTTTGCTTACTGCTTTTTAGATGAGGCACAGCACATTAAAAATCCTAATACCATAAGTGCGCAATCAGTTAAACAGATTAGAGCAAGAGGATATTTTGCATTGACAGGGACACCCATTGAAAATTCACTGACCGAGTTATGGTCCATTTTTGATTTTATCATGCCCGGGTATTTGTTCTCCCATGCAAAGTTTATAAAGAAATATGAGACTCCCATTGTTAAAAATCAGGATCATCATGCATTAAAAGAGTTAAGCAGGCACATTCGTCCTTTTATTTTAAGACGAATGAAGAAAGACGTATTAAAAGAGCTGCCTAAAAAGATTGAAAGTAAAATGACTGCTGAGATGACTTCGGAACAGAAAAAGCTGTACCTGGCTTACCTGCACGAAGCACAAAAAGAAGTTGCCAGGGAAATTGAGGTGAATGGCTTTGAAAAAAGCCAGATAAAAATACTCTCTTTACTCACAAGACTAAGACAGCTCTGCTGCCATCCTTCCCTGTTTGTTGACAACTATGAAGGGGACAGTGGAAAAATGTCCCTGTTTCAAGAGATTCTTGAGGATGCTATAGAAGGTGGACACAGAATCTTATTGTTCTCCCAGTTCACCTCCATGCTTGCAATCATCCGGCAGCATCTGGACAGGCAAAATATTGAATACTTCTATTTAGATGGCTCCACAAAAGCTGAAACAAGAGGGGAGATGGTGCAGGCATTTAACCGTGGGGAAGGAAAAGTATTTTTAATCTCTCTTAAAGCAGGAGGTACAGGCCTTAATCTTACGGGAGCCGATACCGTCATCCACTTTGACCCTTGGTGGAATCCGGCAGTAGAGGAACAGGCAACCGACCGTGCTTACCGCATAGGTCAAAAAAATGTTGTACAGGTAATGAAATTGATTACCAAGGGGACCATTGAAGAAAAAATTTATGAGCTGCAGCAAAAGAAAAAGGAAATGATTAATTCAGTTATACAGCCGGGCGAAACCTTATTGTCCAAGATGACACAGGAGGAGATTCAGGCATTATTTGAGATAAATTAA
- a CDS encoding TIGR03915 family putative DNA repair protein: MLNYIYDGSFEGLLTAIYETYYRHEIPENILPEQNLQEQLFYKNVHIVTDIEKADKVYDSIREKISVSALQHVFYVFLSELAGAGTWIYQYLRFGWKVGREVDLYITDDRVLKIHTISRKVAVERHRMLGLIRFRYLEGDIYYAPIEPDYNIVGLVAPHFAKRFAGQNWIIHDVKRNLTALYNQRGWIITDINVNSELNLEEKEKDYQTLWKQYFKSIAIESRVNPKLQRRCMPVRYWRYLVEK; this comes from the coding sequence ATGCTCAATTATATTTATGACGGAAGTTTTGAAGGATTATTAACTGCTATTTATGAAACTTATTATCGGCATGAGATACCTGAAAATATCCTGCCGGAACAAAATCTACAGGAACAGCTGTTTTATAAAAATGTACATATTGTTACTGATATTGAAAAAGCAGATAAAGTGTATGATTCCATCAGGGAAAAAATATCAGTATCGGCATTGCAGCATGTATTTTATGTGTTTCTTTCAGAACTGGCAGGTGCAGGTACATGGATTTACCAATATTTGCGGTTTGGATGGAAGGTTGGGAGGGAGGTTGACCTTTATATAACCGATGACCGGGTTTTAAAAATACATACCATAAGCCGGAAGGTAGCCGTTGAACGACACCGCATGCTTGGGTTAATCCGGTTTAGATACCTGGAGGGTGACATATATTATGCCCCCATAGAGCCGGATTACAATATTGTGGGATTAGTAGCCCCCCATTTTGCAAAACGCTTTGCCGGTCAAAACTGGATAATTCACGATGTAAAAAGAAATCTTACGGCTTTATATAACCAGAGGGGATGGATTATAACTGACATAAATGTTAATTCTGAGCTAAACTTAGAAGAAAAAGAAAAGGATTACCAAACACTCTGGAAACAGTATTTTAAAAGTATTGCTATTGAGAGCAGGGTCAATCCAAAGCTGCAGCGCCGGTGCATGCCTGTACGTTATTGGCGGTATTTAGTTGAGAAATGA
- a CDS encoding putative DNA modification/repair radical SAM protein, whose protein sequence is MEIQTKLKILSDAAKYDVSCSSSGSSRKNQTGGIGNGHLAGICHSWSDDGRCISLLKILLTNYCVYDCAYCVNRVTNDVPRAAFTPEEVAELTINFYRRNYIEGLFLSSAIYKSPDYTMELLLKAVKKLREEYRFNGYIHLKGIPGADFRLIAEAGKFVDRMSVNIELPSQQGLKLLAPQKSKESIVKPMNFIYSQIIQKNDEKKRFKKVPLFVPAGQTTQLIIGATPDRDLNILKLSENLYRRFSLKRVYYSAYVPVASNPNLPSITTKPPLIREHRLYQADWLLRFYGFTANELLDEQKPDFDIELDPKSDWAIRNLGMFPVEVNRADYEMLLRVPGIGVRSALKIVAARRTHPLSYESLKKIGVVLKRAKHFITCQGKFYGEVGLNDKLIRQCLVLKKQEKPDNASRFEQLSIFSLLPDDPKPEDTLASITGEF, encoded by the coding sequence ATGGAAATTCAAACTAAATTAAAAATTTTATCAGATGCTGCAAAGTATGATGTTTCTTGTTCCTCTAGCGGTAGTTCGCGAAAAAATCAAACCGGGGGTATTGGTAATGGTCACCTTGCCGGAATTTGCCACAGTTGGTCGGATGATGGAAGATGTATCTCACTCTTAAAAATATTATTGACTAATTACTGTGTTTATGATTGTGCTTACTGTGTAAACAGGGTAACAAATGATGTTCCCCGGGCCGCATTTACTCCAGAGGAAGTAGCTGAGCTAACCATTAATTTTTACCGGAGGAATTATATAGAAGGATTATTTTTAAGTTCAGCAATATATAAAAGTCCTGATTATACTATGGAATTGCTACTTAAAGCAGTTAAAAAACTGAGAGAAGAGTACCGGTTTAACGGATACATCCATTTAAAAGGAATTCCCGGTGCAGATTTTCGCCTTATTGCAGAAGCAGGGAAATTTGTAGACCGTATGAGTGTAAACATCGAGCTGCCGTCTCAGCAGGGACTTAAATTGCTTGCGCCCCAGAAAAGCAAGGAATCCATTGTAAAACCAATGAATTTTATTTATTCTCAGATTATACAAAAGAATGACGAGAAAAAAAGGTTTAAAAAAGTTCCATTATTCGTTCCGGCCGGACAAACTACGCAATTAATTATAGGGGCTACCCCTGACCGAGATTTGAATATATTGAAGCTTTCAGAAAATCTTTACCGGCGTTTCAGTTTAAAAAGGGTGTATTACTCCGCCTATGTGCCCGTAGCAAGCAATCCCAATCTGCCCAGCATAACTACCAAGCCTCCTTTAATAAGGGAACACCGGCTTTACCAGGCTGACTGGTTGTTAAGGTTTTATGGCTTTACTGCAAATGAACTATTAGATGAGCAAAAACCTGATTTTGACATAGAGCTAGACCCTAAATCCGATTGGGCCATCAGAAATCTTGGGATGTTCCCGGTAGAAGTCAATCGCGCCGATTATGAGATGCTTTTGCGAGTACCGGGAATAGGTGTCAGGTCTGCATTGAAAATTGTAGCTGCCAGGAGGACCCACCCGTTATCCTATGAAAGTCTCAAAAAGATTGGAGTAGTATTAAAGAGAGCAAAACATTTTATAACCTGTCAGGGGAAGTTTTACGGTGAAGTAGGATTAAATGACAAGCTTATCCGGCAGTGCCTGGTATTAAAAAAACAGGAAAAACCCGATAATGCTTCCCGATTTGAACAGCTTTCCATATTTTCTTTATTACCGGACGATCCAAAGCCGGAAGATACTTTAGCCAGCATAACGGGGGAATTTTGA
- a CDS encoding iron-containing alcohol dehydrogenase, with the protein MQWFRVPKDIVFGEGTLGYLAQLKGKKAMLVTGGNSMKRFGFLDEAKMHLEKAGMEVEIFDGVEPNPSIETVIKGGKAMLEFEPDWIVAIGGGSALDAAKVMWAFYEYPELKFEDIIEPGSMPKLRNKAQFVAIPSTSGTASEITAFSVITDTQKHIKYPIVSYEITPDIAILDSRLPATMPPHITANTGLDVMTHAIEAYVSTNATSYTDPLAMEAIKLVFRQLPVAYQNGKDLQARTDMHNASTLSGMAFTNSSLGLVHSLAHKIGGEFGVTHGLANAILLPYIVQYNRKATNKYEEIEKQLGFQELSVALKELNKKLDIPLAFKDVTEVEITEEKFLEVLDRMAKNAFEDPCTLTNPRQSSVEDVKMIYKAAFYGNDL; encoded by the coding sequence CTGCAATGGTTTAGAGTACCAAAGGATATTGTATTTGGTGAGGGGACACTAGGATATTTAGCACAATTAAAAGGTAAAAAAGCAATGCTGGTAACAGGCGGAAATTCAATGAAACGTTTTGGTTTTCTGGATGAAGCAAAAATGCATCTGGAAAAAGCCGGAATGGAAGTAGAAATATTTGACGGAGTAGAACCTAATCCATCGATTGAAACAGTAATCAAGGGTGGCAAGGCTATGTTAGAATTCGAGCCGGACTGGATTGTAGCAATCGGCGGAGGGTCTGCACTGGATGCGGCTAAAGTAATGTGGGCATTTTATGAATATCCGGAGTTAAAATTTGAGGATATTATCGAGCCGGGTTCTATGCCAAAATTAAGAAATAAAGCACAGTTTGTTGCTATTCCATCTACCAGTGGAACTGCTTCTGAAATTACAGCATTTTCAGTAATTACCGATACTCAAAAACATATTAAATATCCGATTGTATCCTATGAAATCACTCCGGATATTGCTATTCTTGATTCAAGACTTCCTGCAACCATGCCTCCACATATTACTGCCAATACCGGATTAGATGTAATGACTCATGCGATAGAAGCCTATGTATCAACAAATGCAACGAGTTATACAGACCCATTGGCTATGGAGGCAATTAAATTGGTGTTTAGACAGTTACCGGTTGCATATCAAAACGGTAAAGATTTGCAAGCGAGAACCGATATGCATAACGCATCCACCTTATCCGGAATGGCATTTACCAACTCTTCTTTGGGATTGGTACACAGCCTGGCACACAAAATTGGAGGAGAGTTTGGTGTTACCCATGGTTTAGCGAATGCCATCCTGCTTCCTTATATTGTACAGTATAACCGTAAGGCAACAAATAAATATGAAGAAATTGAAAAGCAGCTTGGTTTCCAAGAACTTTCAGTTGCTTTAAAAGAATTGAATAAGAAGCTGGATATACCTCTTGCATTCAAAGACGTTACAGAAGTGGAGATTACGGAAGAGAAATTCCTTGAAGTATTGGACCGAATGGCTAAAAACGCCTTTGAAGATCCATGTACACTGACAAATCCAAGACAGTCCAGCGTTGAGGATGTGAAAATGATTTATAAGGCAGCATTCTACGGAAATGACCTGTAA
- a CDS encoding secondary thiamine-phosphate synthase enzyme YjbQ, producing the protein MKSYRKELWFETKNRREYINITPIIEECLKESGIKEGMLLCNAMHITSSVFINDDESGLHKDIDNFLEKLAPEKPYDQYYHNGYEDNADAHLKRSVMGREVVVAVTNGKLDFGPWEQIFYGEFDGKRKKRVLVKIIGDNDK; encoded by the coding sequence TTGAAAAGCTATAGGAAAGAATTATGGTTTGAGACAAAAAACAGAAGGGAATATATAAACATTACACCAATTATTGAGGAGTGTTTAAAAGAAAGTGGAATAAAAGAAGGGATGCTGCTATGCAATGCGATGCATATTACATCCAGCGTATTTATCAATGATGATGAAAGCGGGCTTCACAAAGATATTGACAATTTTTTAGAGAAGCTGGCTCCGGAGAAGCCTTATGATCAATATTACCATAACGGATACGAAGATAATGCAGATGCACATTTGAAGCGCTCCGTAATGGGAAGAGAGGTAGTAGTGGCGGTTACTAATGGAAAGCTGGATTTTGGTCCCTGGGAGCAGATTTTTTATGGAGAATTTGACGGCAAAAGAAAGAAACGGGTACTGGTCAAAATCATAGGGGATAATGATAAGTGA